In Bacillus cytotoxicus NVH 391-98, the following are encoded in one genomic region:
- a CDS encoding glycosyltransferase family 4 protein gives MKIAIISTEKLPVPAVRGGAIQIYIDSVATIIASKGKNITVISIADPDLQTEETKQNVRYIRFPENEYLPNIIEHLKKEKYDVIHLCNRPSWVSLLYGVAPQTKFVLSVHNEMFAHEKISDKEGEVCISIVSKIVTVSDYIGETITSRFPTAKSKTQTVYSGVDVNQYDPSWTTNGKELKHYVQKELQLQNKKIVLFVGRLSKVKGPHILLQALPKIIEQYPEIVMVFIGSKWFGDNNVNNYVKHLYTLGAMFKKNVVFIKFVKPKDIPTLYAMSDIFVCSSQWQEPLARVHYEAMAAGLPIITSNRGGNPEVIEEGKNGYVVDDFENPDAYAEKIIHLLSNENKRERMGKYGRLKVEKEFSWDRVAMNLLEVYKGVL, from the coding sequence ATGAAAATTGCGATAATATCTACTGAAAAGTTACCGGTGCCAGCTGTACGAGGTGGAGCTATTCAAATTTATATAGATTCTGTCGCAACCATTATTGCCTCAAAGGGGAAAAATATAACAGTTATTTCAATAGCAGATCCAGATTTACAAACTGAGGAAACAAAGCAAAATGTACGATATATACGTTTCCCAGAAAATGAATACCTTCCGAATATAATTGAGCATTTGAAAAAAGAAAAATATGATGTGATTCACCTGTGTAATCGTCCTAGTTGGGTTTCATTGTTATATGGAGTGGCACCACAAACAAAATTCGTATTAAGTGTGCACAATGAAATGTTTGCACATGAAAAAATAAGTGATAAAGAAGGAGAAGTATGCATTTCAATTGTTTCAAAGATTGTTACAGTCAGCGATTATATAGGAGAAACGATTACTTCTCGCTTTCCAACAGCAAAATCTAAGACGCAAACAGTATATTCAGGTGTAGACGTGAATCAATATGATCCCTCCTGGACAACGAATGGAAAAGAACTTAAACATTATGTACAAAAAGAGTTACAGTTGCAAAATAAAAAAATTGTTTTGTTTGTTGGACGTTTGAGTAAAGTGAAAGGTCCTCATATTTTATTGCAAGCTCTTCCGAAAATCATTGAGCAGTATCCAGAGATTGTAATGGTTTTTATCGGTTCAAAATGGTTTGGAGATAACAATGTAAATAATTACGTGAAACATTTATATACATTAGGTGCGATGTTTAAAAAAAATGTAGTATTTATTAAATTTGTAAAGCCAAAAGATATTCCAACTCTTTATGCTATGTCGGATATTTTTGTATGTTCTTCCCAGTGGCAAGAGCCACTTGCTAGAGTACATTATGAGGCAATGGCTGCTGGGTTACCAATTATCACAAGCAATAGAGGTGGAAATCCTGAAGTAATTGAAGAGGGAAAGAATGGCTATGTTGTTGATGATTTTGAGAACCCCGATGCGTATGCAGAAAAAATTATTCATCTATTGAGTAATGAAAACAAAAGAGAACGTATGGGGAAATATGGACGTTTAAAAGTTGAGAAAGAATTTAGTTGGGATCGAGTGGCTATGAATTTATTAGAAGTGTATAAGGGAGTTTTATAG
- the cotS gene encoding spore coat putative kinase CotS: MEETPALEREHLNKVLGFYPFEINNITLQSSRSGRTIWEVETEEGVKILKQAQMKPERMLFIAGAHLHLLQNGLPITQIHKTKRGGFCIGSGEYAYVLYDKYQGKEVIYYNKEQLEKVLIYAGKFHKASEGYIPQIESKTRSRLGKWHKLYRWKLQELEGNKRIAQSFPNDMFSTMFLEYVDKMLVRGKRALQEIDDPFYNQWTKEIITNKSFCQQDFTLARFTEIDNAIFMKELHSITHDLPVRDLRIILNKVMKKMATWDIDLAIHMLSAYDLENSLSEKQFRILWTDLSFPHLFCSIAHKYYLKQKRSWSDEKYIWALQNVIALEDSKEEFLQQFSDIYREIKSRNGGEIK; the protein is encoded by the coding sequence TTGGAAGAAACACCTGCATTAGAGCGAGAGCATTTAAATAAGGTACTAGGTTTTTATCCATTTGAAATTAATAATATTACTCTACAATCAAGTAGAAGTGGGAGAACAATTTGGGAAGTAGAAACAGAGGAAGGGGTGAAAATATTAAAACAAGCACAAATGAAACCCGAACGGATGTTGTTTATTGCTGGAGCACATTTACACCTTCTTCAAAATGGACTACCAATTACGCAAATTCATAAAACAAAAAGGGGCGGGTTTTGTATTGGATCGGGGGAGTATGCATATGTATTATATGATAAATATCAAGGAAAAGAAGTTATTTACTATAATAAAGAGCAATTAGAGAAGGTGCTTATATACGCTGGAAAATTCCATAAAGCATCGGAAGGGTATATACCACAAATAGAAAGTAAAACACGGAGTCGGTTAGGGAAATGGCATAAACTATATAGATGGAAATTACAAGAGCTAGAAGGTAACAAAAGAATTGCCCAATCTTTTCCTAATGATATGTTTTCAACTATGTTTTTAGAGTACGTTGATAAAATGTTAGTACGTGGTAAACGAGCTTTACAAGAAATAGATGATCCATTTTATAACCAATGGACAAAAGAAATTATTACAAATAAGAGTTTTTGCCAACAAGATTTCACTTTAGCGAGATTTACAGAAATAGATAATGCGATTTTTATGAAAGAACTACATTCTATTACACATGATTTACCAGTGAGAGATCTGCGAATTATTTTAAATAAAGTAATGAAAAAAATGGCAACTTGGGATATAGATTTAGCGATTCATATGCTGAGTGCATATGATTTAGAAAACAGTTTATCAGAAAAGCAATTTCGTATATTATGGACTGATTTATCTTTTCCTCATTTATTTTGTTCGATTGCACATAAATATTATTTAAAACAAAAACGCTCTTGGTCTGATGAAAAATATATTTGGGCGTTACAAAATGTTATTGCGCTTGAAGATTCGAAGGAGGAATTTCTACAACAGTTTTCTGATATTTATCGTGAAATCAAGAGTAGAAATGGAGGGGAAATAAAATGA